In the genome of Succinivibrio dextrinosolvens, the window ATTTGTCATAGGATCATCCCAGCACATTACCTTGATGCCCTGCTTTCTTGCTTCTGCACATGCATCTTCAACTGCAGCTGCATCTGATGGGTGAACCAGAATGAAGTCACAGCCTGATGAGATGAAGTTCTCGATCTGAGCTACCTGCTTTGCAGACTTGTCATCGCACTCAACAATAGTGAATTTTGCTCCGTTGGCACTTAGAACATCTTCTAAAGCAGCCATAACACCTGCCCAGTATGCGTTACGCAGTGACTGAATGGTAATGCCGATCTTCTTGCCTTTTAAAGCACTCAGATTTGCCTTTGCATAGAACTCAGGACTTGCCTGGATACCCTGTGTTTCACTGGTAGTTGCAGCGAATGAAGGTGCTGTAAATGCTAGTGTAGCTGCACAGAAAAGTGCTGATAATAAAGTTTTTTTCATTTGTAAACTCCATGTATGTTTGTGGTTATATACTCTTGCGAGCGAGATTAGAAACAGGTGAATGCACCATCAACTATTACATCTGAACCGGTTGTAAATGAGCTTGCATCACATGCAAGATATAAGGTTACAGACTGTAATTCCTCTGGTTCGCCTAAGCGGTGCATTGGAGCCATCTCATTCCAGGTCTTGATTAGAGGAATCAGAGTTGGGCTTGCCTTAACCAGTTCAGTTCCGATGTAGCCTGGGCTGATTGAGTTAACTCTGATACCGTGCTTTGCCCATTCAATAGCTAAAGACTTGGTTAACTGAATTACACCTGCCTTTGATGCGTTATATGCGCACTGTGGCTGTGGAACGTTAACGATATGAGCTGACATTGAAGCGGTATTGATGATTGAGCCCTTGATACCCTTGCGGATCATGTACTTACCAGCTGCCTGTGCAGTCAGGAATACACCAGTCAGGTTGATATTGATAACCTTGGACCACTGCTCAAAGGTCATTTTATCTGCTTCTGCATTGATACATATACCTGCGTTGCAGAATGCGATATCTAATCTTCCAAATTCCTGATCGATAACGTCTATCAGATTGTTAACGCTATCAGGATTGGTTACATCAGTCTTAACAGCAATGCTTTTTACCTTGTACTCCTCGCTGATGAATTTAGCTGTTTTCTGAGCTTCTGTATCATCCAGATCAGCGATTACGATATTTGCTCCTGCCTGAGCAAATCCCTCTGATACAGCTTTACCAATGCCGCGGGCACCACCGGTTACAAAAGCGGTTTTACCTGTTAGTCTGAATTTATCTACTAGATTCATGAAGAAACTCCTTACAAATACGTGTGTTTGTTAAATATGGAATATTATTTTTGTAAATTTCCTGTAAAATACTTTAACAAAGTTATTTTAATAAAGTAACTTTTATTATATGACTTTATATAAGTAATTTGATATAAGTCAAAAAACAATAAAATTACCCCTTAAAAACGAGATATAAATCATGTTTTATGGCTTTTTTCGATTTTTTGGCACCGGCTATACGGTACATTGTTTTTATGAAAGCTATAAAAAGGATGTGGATGTGAACGATTATTATATAGACCCTAAAAAAGCTAATAAGGAAAGGATATTAGGTCTGTTCTTCCTGCATGATGCTCTCTCAAAACCTCAGATTGCAGAACTCACAGGCTTCAGTCTTCCAACCATTAACGGTCATATGAAAGATCTTGAGAATATGGGAATGATTGGTCCTGGTGAACTTATGGATTCCTCAGGGGGCAGACCTGCAATTTCATACAGACTTCTTCCTAGATCAAAACTTGCTCTTGGCGCTGAGATCAGAAAGGATTTTGTGAAAATCTGTCTTTGTGATTTAAAAGGCGAGGTGGTGAAGCTCTGGAATATAGGCATCGAATATAAAAATGAGAAAGCCTACTCCGCGAAGCTTAACAGTTTACTTAAGGAAGCAATTTCAACCTGTGGTTATCCTCTGGACAACATACTCGGTATCGGTGTTGCCATACAGGGTGTGGTCAACAAGGCTGGAACCGAGATTATTTTCTCAAAGATTCTGGATACCTCAGAGCTTGATCTAGAAATAATTAAAAAGGATATCTCAATTCCGGTCCGTCTGTGTCACGATGTCAAAACTGCAGCCTTAGCAGAACTGTGGCACAACCGAAAGATTTCCAACGGTATATACATAGCGATGTCAGAGCATCTTGGAGGTTCCCTGATAAAAAGCCGCTGTATTGAACACGGCCGTTCCGGATATGCCGGTTCCTGGGACCATGTGACCTTTTCAAACAAGGGAAAGCTCTGCTACTGCGGAAAACGCGGCTGTATTGATACCTACTGTAATTTTGAAACCCTGTTTGAGGGAGAGAGCATTCCTGATTTCTTCTTTAAGTTAAGAGAGGAGAAATCCAAAGAATATAAGGTTCGCTGGTCAAAATATCTGTCAACTATTGCTTTTGGTCTGTATCAGGCCTGGCTGATTCTAGAGCGACGAATCATTCTAGGCGGCGAGCTGGCTATGTGGCTTAATCCTGAGGATGTGGCCTTTGTTGAAAACGAGATTATCAACAGAAGCACCTTTACCTGCAGACCTGGTTTTGTGATTAAGGCAAATGTTGAGCATCATGCATGTGCCATAGGTGCTGCTCTGCCATATCTTGCTGATGAGATTCCAGAGCCGGTGAGACCTATTGAGGGCTGGTCAACCTACTGCAAACCAGAAATAATAGAATATTAAGCTTTAAAAGATAAAAATATAAACATTTTTCAAGGAGTAATTTAAATGAACCCATATATTGGTCACGCTTCCCAGCTTTTTGGAGTTGAAGAGCATCGTCTTGTCGGCGGCAAGGGTGATGGAATGCGTATTTTTGAAATACACAACGGCAAAGGTATTGATTTAACCGTCTGTGCTGATCGCTGTGCCGATATTTCAAGACTGCGCTTTAAGGGACAGAACCTGAGCTACATGACAGCCTGCGGTTATGTTGCACCTGCATACTATGACAGCATCGGAGCCAACTGGTTAAATTCATTTACTGCAGGATTCCTGACCACATGCGGTTTCCAGAATGTCGGTATTCCAAATGAGGATGAGGGCGAAGAGCTTTCACTGCACGGATCAATCGGCAACACTCCTTGTGAGCACATCTATTACCGTGAAGAAGGAGATGAACTCAATATTTATGCAACAGTTAAGGACGAGACTATTTTCGGCCGCAAACTGGTTTTAGAGCGTAAGATCAGTGTATCCACCAAGGAAAACGTCATTGTCATCACCGATAAGATTCTGAACACCGGAGACAAGGATGAACAGGTTGGTATCCTTTATCACATGAATATGGGCTATCCTCTGTTAGATGAGGACAGTATCATCACCATTCCATCAACCCAGGTTATTGCCCGTAATGCTCATGCCCAGGAAGATATTGAAAACTGGATGAAGGTTGAGAAGCCAACTCCACACTATGAGGAGCGCTGCTACTACCACTACTTCAAGGATGGCAACGGCTATGCCTCTATTGAACAGCCTAAATCAGGAATGAAACTTGAGATTTCTTATGATGCAAAGACTCTTGATCATTTTGTTCAGTGGAAGATGATGGGCGTTCGTGATTATGTAATGGGTCTTGAGTGCGGTAATACCCTGCCAGAGGGCAGAGCCGAGATGCGCAGACGCGGTCAGCTCAAGTTTGTAAAACCTGGTGAGTCTCTGGATTACAAGGTAACCATAAGATTAAGCTAGTCTGATGTTCTTCTTCGTTGTTGCAGCATATCATTTCGACGAAGAATTAAGGCCAGTGAGTTTTTTCTCACTGGCCCTTTTTGATCTGTAACTACTATCTTTCGGATTAAGTTTACCTTGCAAGTTCCTTCATCAGGAAATCAATATCACGGTTCTGGAAGGTCTTGAAGTTATCCTTTGTAATCAGCTGCTGAGGAGTAACCACTACGCGGGGAATACTCTGACCTTTTAGAATTCTTGCTGCAACCTGTACAGCGATCGCACCTGTAACCTCAGGGAAGGAATCTACAGTTCCGGTCAGCTCTCCTTTTTCAATTGACTCATAGGCCTGTGCAATACCGTCAGTTCCAAAAACAGGGATACTTCCAAGTCTGCCTTTTTTCTTTAAGGCTTCAACCGCACCTAAGGCCATAACATCATTGTGGCAGTAAATCCCGATGATATTTGGATGTTTTGAAACGATCTCTTCGGTAAGCTTCTTTGCATCATCAAAAGCCCAGTTACCACAGACCTGTTCTACAACCTTGAACTCATGATTCTTCTTGAGAGTATTGATAAAACCGCGTGAACGCTGCGTGGTTGCATATACTAGAGGCAAACCTTCGATA includes:
- a CDS encoding aldose 1-epimerase family protein encodes the protein MNPYIGHASQLFGVEEHRLVGGKGDGMRIFEIHNGKGIDLTVCADRCADISRLRFKGQNLSYMTACGYVAPAYYDSIGANWLNSFTAGFLTTCGFQNVGIPNEDEGEELSLHGSIGNTPCEHIYYREEGDELNIYATVKDETIFGRKLVLERKISVSTKENVIVITDKILNTGDKDEQVGILYHMNMGYPLLDEDSIITIPSTQVIARNAHAQEDIENWMKVEKPTPHYEERCYYHYFKDGNGYASIEQPKSGMKLEISYDAKTLDHFVQWKMMGVRDYVMGLECGNTLPEGRAEMRRRGQLKFVKPGESLDYKVTIRLS
- a CDS encoding SDR family oxidoreductase — its product is MNLVDKFRLTGKTAFVTGGARGIGKAVSEGFAQAGANIVIADLDDTEAQKTAKFISEEYKVKSIAVKTDVTNPDSVNNLIDVIDQEFGRLDIAFCNAGICINAEADKMTFEQWSKVININLTGVFLTAQAAGKYMIRKGIKGSIINTASMSAHIVNVPQPQCAYNASKAGVIQLTKSLAIEWAKHGIRVNSISPGYIGTELVKASPTLIPLIKTWNEMAPMHRLGEPEELQSVTLYLACDASSFTTGSDVIVDGAFTCF
- a CDS encoding ROK family transcriptional regulator: MNDYYIDPKKANKERILGLFFLHDALSKPQIAELTGFSLPTINGHMKDLENMGMIGPGELMDSSGGRPAISYRLLPRSKLALGAEIRKDFVKICLCDLKGEVVKLWNIGIEYKNEKAYSAKLNSLLKEAISTCGYPLDNILGIGVAIQGVVNKAGTEIIFSKILDTSELDLEIIKKDISIPVRLCHDVKTAALAELWHNRKISNGIYIAMSEHLGGSLIKSRCIEHGRSGYAGSWDHVTFSNKGKLCYCGKRGCIDTYCNFETLFEGESIPDFFFKLREEKSKEYKVRWSKYLSTIAFGLYQAWLILERRIILGGELAMWLNPEDVAFVENEIINRSTFTCRPGFVIKANVEHHACAIGAALPYLADEIPEPVRPIEGWSTYCKPEIIEY